From one Desulfuromonas acetoxidans DSM 684 genomic stretch:
- a CDS encoding YeeE/YedE thiosulfate transporter family protein produces MSLLRKASWSPYVAGALVGILAVLSVVVTTVVLDKGKYLGASTTFVRASGLIEQVVAPQHVAENAYFQSKKVKVDWQMLFVIGIFAGALVSSRLGGSAKHETVPPIWRDRFGDSALKRGVGSFIGGAILLFGARMAGGCPSGHGMSGNMQLSVSSLLALVFFMVGGILTARLIYGKGGQ; encoded by the coding sequence ATGAGTTTACTGAGAAAAGCATCCTGGAGTCCGTATGTGGCCGGTGCCTTGGTCGGAATTCTAGCCGTGCTGTCGGTCGTGGTCACAACGGTTGTCCTGGATAAGGGCAAATACCTTGGTGCATCCACGACATTTGTTCGCGCCTCTGGTCTGATCGAACAGGTCGTTGCCCCGCAGCATGTGGCGGAAAATGCCTATTTCCAAAGTAAAAAGGTCAAGGTCGATTGGCAAATGCTGTTTGTGATCGGCATCTTTGCAGGGGCCTTAGTTTCTTCACGCCTTGGCGGCAGCGCCAAACATGAAACCGTGCCGCCGATCTGGCGTGACCGGTTTGGCGACAGTGCCCTCAAGCGGGGCGTTGGTTCCTTTATCGGCGGTGCGATCCTGCTGTTCGGAGCGCGCATGGCCGGGGGCTGCCCCAGTGGTCACGGCATGTCCGGCAACATGCAGTTATCGGTCAGCAGCCTGCTTGCTCTGGTCTTTTTCATGGTCGGCGGCATTCTCACCGCGCGCCTGATTTACGGAAAAGGAGGCCAATGA
- a CDS encoding DUF6691 family protein, producing MMELIIGLLTGFFFGFLLQKGQVLRFERQVGFMLLRDMTIIKFMATAVVVGMVGIYACHAAGLISLSLKATNVGAIIIGGLIFGVGWAIAGFCPGTSVGALAEGRFHALWAILGMLVGAAAYAEIYPSLQSNILSWGNYGKITLPQVLGVSPWLVIAAWIIAVVAFFTWAEKKGL from the coding sequence ATGATGGAACTGATTATCGGATTGCTCACCGGATTTTTCTTCGGGTTCTTATTACAAAAAGGTCAGGTATTACGCTTTGAGCGCCAGGTCGGATTCATGTTGCTCAGGGATATGACCATCATCAAATTCATGGCCACGGCTGTTGTCGTCGGTATGGTCGGCATCTACGCCTGTCATGCGGCCGGACTGATCAGCCTGAGCCTGAAAGCAACCAATGTCGGTGCCATTATCATTGGTGGACTGATCTTTGGTGTGGGCTGGGCCATTGCCGGGTTCTGCCCCGGCACCTCGGTCGGTGCTCTGGCAGAGGGACGCTTTCACGCGCTGTGGGCTATTTTAGGCATGTTGGTCGGTGCAGCCGCTTACGCGGAGATCTACCCGAGCCTGCAAAGCAACATCCTCAGTTGGGGCAACTACGGTAAGATCACCCTTCCCCAAGTGCTCGGGGTATCCCCGTGGCTGGTTATCGCGGCGTGGATCATCGCGGTTGTGGCGTTCTTTACCTGGGCGGAAAAAAAGGGACTTTAA
- a CDS encoding YcxB family protein has protein sequence MKQVLPIQCHYSFDQSVWLEFARAHYASQPGVRWRAVLSVVCLMAGCAGVAGFYPNRISAMLLLVTGFIGLSATNLLALRRIGQARRHPFFGKMVTVIIDDEEVTLRCGDQGMVQPWHNFTRYRQVKAGLLLYYGPDSFIMIPQSALSDTAWQAVVAVLKKNDVVSLSGRI, from the coding sequence GTGAAACAGGTCCTGCCGATTCAGTGTCACTATTCGTTTGATCAAAGTGTGTGGCTGGAATTCGCCCGTGCCCACTATGCCAGCCAACCCGGCGTGCGCTGGCGCGCCGTGCTCAGTGTGGTGTGTCTCATGGCCGGGTGTGCCGGTGTCGCGGGATTTTATCCCAACCGTATCAGTGCCATGTTGTTGTTGGTGACCGGTTTTATCGGTCTGTCCGCTACCAACCTTCTTGCCCTGCGGCGGATCGGTCAGGCACGGCGGCATCCGTTTTTCGGAAAAATGGTCACAGTGATCATTGACGATGAAGAGGTCACATTACGTTGCGGTGATCAGGGCATGGTGCAACCGTGGCACAACTTCACCCGCTATCGTCAGGTGAAAGCGGGGCTGTTGCTCTATTATGGGCCGGACAGCTTTATTATGATTCCGCAGTCGGCGTTGTCCGACACCGCCTGGCAGGCCGTGGTTGCTGTTTTGAAGAAAAATGATGTTGTTTCGCTGTCAGGTCGGATCTGA
- a CDS encoding GIY-YIG nuclease family protein: MTADNWLVYIIRCRDNSLYTGITTDLERRFAQHASGRGARYFRGHEPIEVVYHESGHNRSSASRREAAIKKLKTEDKWRLVRKKTT, from the coding sequence ATGACTGCTGACAACTGGCTGGTCTACATCATCCGCTGCCGCGACAACTCCCTGTACACCGGCATCACCACCGATCTAGAACGGCGCTTTGCCCAACACGCCAGCGGTCGCGGTGCACGCTATTTTCGCGGCCACGAACCGATTGAGGTCGTCTACCACGAATCCGGCCACAATCGTTCATCGGCCAGTCGCCGCGAAGCGGCTATCAAGAAATTGAAAACAGAAGACAAATGGCGCTTAGTTAGAAAAAAAACAACGTAG